The proteins below come from a single Cannabis sativa cultivar Pink pepper isolate KNU-18-1 chromosome 3, ASM2916894v1, whole genome shotgun sequence genomic window:
- the LOC115710704 gene encoding uncharacterized protein LOC115710704, producing the protein MRKRIFSWETKFLSKYGKEVLLKSVAQALPSYAMSVFLLTKEICASLEGMLTKFWWKAQSKSTSKGVSWFSWRRLCQHKHVGGLGFRDVRDYNLSFLGKQGLELLDDMFVERDKNLILSIQLSSSTNNDSWYWNMEYADLYTVKSGYKYLQSTTGNWLHLQEDSCWKKLWKLEVPPKYETISHKLLGCEFARSCCYLSAVALNSGLN; encoded by the exons atgaggAAACGAATCTTTAGTTGGGAAACtaaatttttgtcaaaatatGGTAAAGAAGTGTTGTTAAAGTCAGTTGCTCAAGCTTTACCAAGTTATGCTATGAGTGTGTTCCTTTTGACTAAGGAAATCTGTGCAAGTCTCGAAGGAATGCTGACAAAGTTTTGGTGGAAGGCCCAATCCAAGTCTACAAGTAAGGGTGTTAGTTGGTTTAGTTGGAGGCGCCTTTGTCAACATAAGCATGTTGGTGGGTTAGGATTTCGTGATGTTCGTGATTATAATCTTTCGTTTTTAGGAAAACAAG GACTTGAACTACTAGATGACATGTTTGTGGAGAGGGACAAAAACTTGATTTTGAGCATTCAGTTAAGTAGTTCAACAAATAATGATTCTTGGTATTGGAACATGGAGTATGCAGACTTATATACTGTCAAGAGCGGATACAAGTATCTTCAATCTACTACTGGTAATTGGTTGCATTTGCAAGAAGATAGTTGCTGGAAAAAGTTGTGGAAGCTTGAAGTCCCACCAAAG TATGAGACAATTTCCCATAAGCTTCTTGGTTGTGAATTCGCACGGTCTTGCTGTTATTTATCAGCTGTTGCACTAAATTCTGGTTTAAACTAG
- the LOC115710703 gene encoding uncharacterized protein LOC115710703 encodes MAIKLDMSKVYDRVEWSFIETLMLQMGFSRRVVELIMFCVSTITYNVTHAGHTMGPICLGRGLRQGDPLSLYLFLICAEGFSTLLKKYERHQWLTRCKVARGAPRVSHMLFVDDNYVYCKANGMEAQRVMQFLQM; translated from the coding sequence ATGGCTATCAAACTCGATATGAGCAAAGTCTATGATCGAGTTGAATGGTCTTTTATTGAGACTCTTATGCTTCAGATGGGGTTCAGTAGAAGGGTGGTGGAGTTAATTATGTTTTGTGTCTCTACTATTACTTATAATGTCACTCATGCGGGACATACTATGGGTCCAATTTGTCTTGGAAGAGGTTTGCGACAAGGGGATCCGCTATCTTTGTACTTGTTCCTAATTTGTGCAGAGGGTTTCTCGACCCTGTTGAAGAAATATGAAAGGCATCAGTGGTTAACCAGGTGTAAAGTCGCTAGAGGTGCCCCAAGAGTTTCTCATATGCTTTTTGTGGATGATAATTATGTGTATTGTAAGGCCAATGGTATGGAGGCTCAAAGAGTGATGCAGTTTTTACAAATGTAa